A part of Thermocrinis albus DSM 14484 genomic DNA contains:
- a CDS encoding MBL fold metallo-hydrolase, which yields MVIKVIPVGLLSVNCSLLVDEESGEVLLVDPGAESHLLMRELEGLKPVGIVATHGHIDHVGQVKTLKELLDVPFYMHPLDIPLSNDPIWPGFDKQIGAQLPCPPPDVYLEDGMRIKLGKKTLRVLHTPGHTPGLCCLYAEEEGVLIAGDLLFKGSVGRWDLPGGDLNALRRSLRRVLEELPDDTLVVCGHYDETTLGHEKVFNPLLRQILSQ from the coding sequence ATGGTGATAAAGGTAATCCCAGTAGGTCTTCTCTCCGTCAACTGTAGTTTGCTGGTGGATGAAGAGAGTGGTGAGGTGTTACTGGTGGATCCCGGAGCTGAGTCCCATCTCTTGATGAGAGAGCTGGAAGGATTAAAACCTGTTGGTATCGTAGCTACCCACGGTCACATTGATCACGTGGGGCAAGTGAAAACCCTCAAGGAGCTTCTGGATGTACCCTTCTACATGCACCCTCTGGATATCCCCCTTTCCAACGATCCCATCTGGCCAGGATTTGATAAACAGATAGGTGCACAGCTTCCTTGTCCACCACCTGATGTGTACTTAGAAGATGGAATGAGGATAAAACTGGGAAAGAAAACCCTACGGGTTCTTCACACTCCAGGACATACACCTGGTCTCTGTTGTCTTTACGCGGAGGAAGAAGGTGTCCTTATAGCGGGGGATCTTCTCTTCAAAGGTTCCGTAGGGAGGTGGGACCTACCGGGAGGCGATCTTAATGCTCTCAGAAGGTCCCTACGTAGGGTTCTGGAAGAACTTCCTGATGATACTCTGGTGGTTTGCGGGCACTACGACGAGACTACTCTAGGTCACGAAAAGGTGTTCAACCCTTTGCTGCGTCAGATCCTCTCACAATGA
- the tmk gene encoding dTMP kinase: MLISIEGIDGSGKTTVAHALVDFLQKEGYPAVLFKDPGDTPLAEEIRSLLFKYEMDPITELLLFEAARSSLTWEKILPALSEGKIVILDRFIDSTVAYQGYGREINLGTVSILNHIATRGIKPNLTLLLNVPLHVALSRLSDRSRFEREEYLRKVRDAYILLAHQEKERIKIVDASRSFEEVFEEVKTEVLSVLYNKET; encoded by the coding sequence GTGCTCATAAGCATAGAGGGTATAGATGGATCCGGAAAGACCACCGTTGCCCATGCTCTCGTAGACTTCCTTCAGAAGGAAGGTTATCCAGCTGTTCTCTTCAAGGACCCGGGGGACACACCTTTGGCAGAGGAAATACGCTCATTACTTTTCAAGTACGAGATGGATCCCATCACAGAGTTGCTTCTCTTTGAGGCCGCAAGATCCAGCCTCACGTGGGAAAAGATCCTTCCCGCCCTCAGCGAGGGTAAGATAGTGATCCTGGACAGATTCATAGACTCCACCGTAGCGTATCAAGGTTACGGAAGGGAGATAAACCTTGGAACCGTCAGTATCCTCAACCATATAGCCACAAGAGGTATAAAACCTAACCTTACTCTTCTTCTGAACGTCCCACTGCACGTAGCCCTCAGTAGACTTTCGGACCGCAGTAGGTTCGAAAGAGAGGAATATCTGAGGAAAGTGAGGGACGCTTACATTCTGCTCGCCCATCAGGAAAAGGAACGCATAAAGATAGTGGATGCTTCTAGATCTTTTGAGGAGGTTTTTGAAGAAGTGAAAACTGAAGTGCTCAGTGTGCTGTATAATAAAGAAACATGA
- the uvrA gene encoding excinuclease ABC subunit UvrA, giving the protein MAYDRIVVKGARQHNLKNVDVEIPKNKLVVITGPSGSGKSSLAFDTIYAEGQRRYVESLSSYARQFLGVMEKPDVDVIEGLSPAIAIDQKTTSKNPRSTVGTVTEIYDYMRVLWANVGKPHCPHCGRLLEGLSPYQILEKVYESYLGKRITVLAPLVRGKKGEFKELLRELDRKGYSRVKVDGRYMRIPEVPPLEKNKRHEIDLVIDRLTVEEEERPRLLNALEKALAESMGLVKVEDADTGDEEIFSESLTCPDHGFSIPELTPRLFSFNSPYGACPTCKGLGVKWEIDPRMLINEKAPATEAIRITQNSYFEYIRYSVLNILRRLGYDPGTPFGDLPQSVRELILYGGKFLNTSYEGVIPHLERRFLEDDSERIREEIGEFIKEKLCPACDGARLRPEALAVLVDGKNIYQVCSMSVKEELQFFERLQQKLTGKDRIVGERLIREIKDRLGFLVNVGLEYLTLARSATTLSGGEMQRIRLATQIGSKLTGVLYVLDEPSIGLHPRDTDKLIKTLRDLRDLGNTVLVVEHDPETILAADYIIDMGPGAGKEGGRVVATGTPEEIMNHPESLTGAYLSGRLQIPVPQKRRKPTGKWLRIVGARKHNLKNITVEIPVGLLVCVTGVSGSGKSTLVYDILWEYARQVFYGGYGEVEGFDRIEGLEYFDRVINVDQSPIGRTPRSNPATYTKVFDAIRDLFASTPEARARGYTPGRFSFNVKGGRCEACEGEGVIKVEMHFLPPVYVTCDVCKGKRYNRETLEIYYKGKNIADVLDMTVDEAYEFFYHHTTIRRRLELLRDVGLGYIKLGQPATTLSGGEAQRIKLARELSKKESGRTLYLLDEPTTGLHMDDVKKLVDVLQRLVDRGNTVVVVEHNLDVIKCADWIIDLGPEGGEGGGYVVAVGTPEEVMENPNSYTGEYLKRYLQRNFVIM; this is encoded by the coding sequence ATGGCCTACGATAGGATAGTAGTCAAAGGTGCGAGACAACACAACCTAAAGAACGTAGACGTAGAGATTCCCAAAAACAAGCTGGTGGTGATAACAGGGCCTTCCGGTAGTGGCAAATCTTCTCTGGCCTTTGACACTATATACGCCGAAGGTCAAAGGAGGTATGTGGAATCTCTGTCCTCTTACGCCAGACAGTTCTTGGGTGTTATGGAGAAGCCTGACGTGGATGTGATAGAAGGGCTTTCTCCTGCCATAGCTATAGATCAGAAGACTACCTCTAAGAATCCTCGTTCCACGGTAGGAACCGTCACAGAAATATACGACTACATGAGGGTTCTTTGGGCCAACGTGGGTAAACCCCATTGTCCTCATTGTGGTAGGTTGCTGGAGGGACTATCTCCTTACCAGATACTGGAGAAAGTGTATGAGAGCTATCTGGGTAAGAGGATAACGGTGCTTGCTCCTCTCGTGAGAGGTAAAAAGGGTGAGTTTAAGGAACTCTTAAGAGAACTGGACAGAAAGGGTTACTCCCGTGTTAAGGTGGACGGCAGATACATGAGGATTCCGGAGGTACCTCCCCTTGAGAAAAACAAGAGACACGAGATTGATCTCGTCATAGACAGACTTACCGTAGAGGAGGAGGAAAGACCTAGGTTACTGAACGCTCTGGAAAAGGCACTGGCCGAGTCAATGGGTTTGGTGAAGGTGGAGGATGCCGACACAGGAGATGAGGAGATATTCAGCGAAAGTCTCACTTGTCCGGATCATGGCTTTTCTATACCCGAGCTCACGCCCCGTCTCTTTTCCTTTAACTCACCTTACGGAGCTTGTCCTACGTGTAAGGGCTTGGGTGTAAAATGGGAGATAGACCCCCGTATGCTGATCAACGAAAAGGCTCCAGCCACGGAAGCCATCCGTATAACTCAGAACTCTTACTTTGAGTACATTCGTTACAGTGTTCTCAACATCCTCAGAAGATTAGGTTACGATCCTGGAACCCCCTTCGGGGACCTTCCACAGAGTGTGAGAGAGCTGATACTCTACGGCGGTAAGTTTCTCAACACCTCCTACGAGGGTGTTATACCCCATCTGGAGAGAAGGTTTCTGGAGGATGATTCGGAACGTATAAGGGAGGAGATAGGTGAGTTTATAAAAGAGAAACTATGTCCTGCCTGTGACGGTGCCAGACTAAGACCGGAGGCCCTCGCGGTACTGGTGGATGGTAAGAACATATACCAAGTGTGCTCTATGTCGGTGAAGGAGGAGCTTCAGTTCTTTGAGAGACTGCAGCAAAAACTCACTGGAAAGGATCGCATAGTGGGAGAAAGACTTATAAGGGAGATAAAAGACAGGTTAGGTTTTCTGGTAAATGTGGGGCTCGAATACCTTACCCTAGCGCGCAGCGCCACCACCCTTTCAGGGGGAGAGATGCAGAGGATAAGACTGGCTACCCAGATAGGTTCCAAACTGACGGGGGTTCTTTATGTTCTCGATGAGCCATCCATAGGCCTACATCCGCGCGATACCGACAAACTTATAAAGACCTTGAGGGACCTTAGGGATTTGGGTAACACCGTGCTGGTGGTGGAACACGATCCAGAAACCATACTGGCAGCCGATTACATAATAGACATGGGTCCTGGTGCGGGTAAAGAGGGGGGAAGAGTGGTGGCCACAGGTACACCAGAGGAGATAATGAACCATCCAGAGTCTCTTACGGGAGCCTACCTGTCGGGAAGACTTCAGATACCAGTTCCCCAAAAGAGAAGAAAACCCACCGGTAAATGGTTGAGGATAGTAGGTGCCAGAAAACACAACCTGAAAAACATCACCGTGGAGATACCCGTAGGCTTACTGGTGTGTGTGACGGGAGTTTCGGGTAGCGGTAAGTCCACCCTTGTGTACGACATACTTTGGGAGTACGCCAGACAGGTGTTCTACGGAGGATACGGTGAAGTGGAGGGCTTTGACAGGATAGAGGGATTGGAGTACTTTGACAGGGTCATAAACGTGGATCAGTCTCCTATAGGCAGAACTCCACGTAGTAATCCGGCTACCTACACCAAAGTTTTTGACGCTATAAGGGATCTCTTTGCCAGTACACCGGAGGCTAGAGCAAGAGGATACACACCTGGCAGATTTTCCTTCAACGTGAAGGGTGGAAGATGCGAAGCCTGTGAAGGTGAAGGTGTTATCAAGGTGGAGATGCACTTTCTTCCTCCTGTTTATGTAACCTGTGATGTGTGTAAAGGCAAACGTTATAACAGAGAAACCTTGGAGATATACTACAAAGGTAAGAACATAGCGGATGTTCTGGACATGACGGTGGACGAAGCCTATGAGTTCTTTTACCATCACACCACCATAAGGAGGCGTTTGGAACTTCTGAGAGATGTGGGGTTGGGTTATATAAAGCTGGGCCAACCCGCCACTACCCTTTCGGGAGGGGAGGCTCAGAGGATAAAACTGGCCAGAGAACTATCCAAAAAAGAGTCAGGTAGAACCTTGTATCTGTTGGATGAACCTACCACCGGTCTTCATATGGACGACGTGAAGAAGCTGGTGGATGTCCTACAGAGACTGGTGGATAGGGGTAACACAGTGGTGGTTGTAGAACACAACCTGGATGTTATAAAGTGTGCCGACTGGATAATAGATCTCGGTCCGGAGGGAGGTGAAGGAGGAGGATATGTGGTGGCTGTTGGAACTCCTGAGGAGGTTATGGAGAACCCTAACTCCTATACCGGTGAATACCTTAAGAGATACCTTCAGCGGAACTTTGTTATTATGTAA
- the gcvPB gene encoding aminomethyl-transferring glycine dehydrogenase subunit GcvPB gives MELIFEKSSPGRRGYHLPPLDVPEVDLKGYLGEFYREDLPLPEVSQLDVVRHYTKLSQLNYAIDTTMVPLGSCTMKYNPRINEELVQMEGFRDVHPMAPEETVQGTLQLLYQLKELLKELGGFADVSLQPAAGAQGEFLGLLMILAYHRDRGNHHKRKVLVPDTAHGTNPASAAICGFEVVTVKSNKDGELDWDDFKSKLRDDVACLMLTNPNTLGIFERRIKQIADALHSMDALLYMDGANFNALVGVAKPGDWGVDVMHFNLHKTFSTPHGGGGPGGGAVGVSEKLRPYLPVPQVEFDGERYYLNWNIPKSVGKVLAFYGHTAVSLRALAYILSYGNNIDLVAKYAVLNARYLHHLIKDLFVDPYPHVPRMHEMVLSAANLNKYGVGAMDVAKALLDMGFYAPTVYFPLTVKEALMIEPTETESPQTLEAFAEALRSIVRTAKENPDALKEAPKRTPVRRIKEAEANRRPVLRAS, from the coding sequence ATGGAGCTCATTTTTGAGAAATCTTCGCCTGGTAGAAGGGGTTATCACCTGCCCCCTCTGGATGTCCCGGAGGTAGATCTAAAGGGGTATCTGGGGGAGTTTTACAGAGAAGATCTTCCTCTGCCGGAAGTTTCTCAGCTGGATGTGGTAAGACATTACACAAAACTCTCCCAGCTCAACTACGCTATAGATACCACCATGGTACCCCTTGGCTCTTGCACCATGAAGTACAATCCTCGTATTAACGAAGAGCTGGTACAGATGGAAGGTTTCAGAGACGTGCATCCCATGGCTCCGGAAGAAACGGTACAAGGGACTCTCCAACTTCTGTATCAGCTCAAGGAACTTCTTAAAGAACTGGGTGGCTTCGCCGATGTCAGTCTACAACCTGCCGCAGGCGCACAAGGTGAGTTTCTGGGACTCCTCATGATACTGGCCTACCACAGAGATAGAGGGAACCACCACAAGAGAAAGGTACTGGTGCCTGACACAGCCCACGGTACGAACCCGGCCTCTGCGGCTATATGCGGTTTTGAGGTGGTTACCGTTAAAAGCAACAAAGATGGAGAGTTAGACTGGGACGATTTTAAAAGTAAACTGAGGGATGACGTGGCTTGTTTGATGCTCACCAACCCTAACACCCTTGGTATCTTTGAGAGAAGGATAAAACAGATAGCAGATGCTCTCCACAGTATGGATGCCCTCCTTTATATGGACGGTGCCAACTTCAACGCTCTCGTAGGAGTGGCAAAACCGGGAGATTGGGGAGTGGATGTTATGCATTTCAATCTTCACAAAACTTTTTCCACACCTCACGGTGGAGGTGGTCCAGGAGGTGGTGCTGTAGGTGTGTCGGAAAAGCTCCGGCCCTACTTACCGGTACCTCAGGTGGAGTTCGATGGAGAGCGTTACTACCTTAACTGGAACATCCCTAAATCTGTAGGTAAGGTTCTGGCCTTTTACGGTCACACCGCCGTGTCTCTGAGAGCCCTCGCCTACATCCTCTCCTACGGTAACAACATTGATCTGGTGGCCAAGTATGCTGTTCTCAATGCTCGTTATCTTCATCACCTGATAAAGGATCTTTTTGTAGATCCTTACCCTCACGTTCCCCGTATGCACGAGATGGTTCTTTCGGCCGCCAACCTAAACAAGTACGGTGTGGGAGCCATGGATGTGGCAAAAGCTCTCCTTGATATGGGCTTTTACGCACCTACCGTGTACTTTCCTCTAACGGTAAAGGAAGCTCTCATGATAGAGCCTACGGAGACAGAGAGCCCTCAGACTTTGGAAGCTTTCGCCGAAGCTTTAAGAAGTATAGTGAGAACAGCAAAGGAGAACCCGGATGCTCTGAAGGAGGCACCAAAGAGAACACCCGTACGCAGGATAAAGGAGGCGGAGGCCAACAGAAGGCCTGTTCTCAGAGCCTCATAG
- a CDS encoding thermonuclease family protein, whose amino-acid sequence MSKRIIYLLVGLTALLLACGKNPPPQTERKGEPCVVERVLDGDTFVCKLQNGQEEKVRLIGVDTPESSANQKAHRDAERSGRSLEEIISMGKEAKAFTQSILKKGTTVYLETDVQKRDKYGRLLAYVWLEDGRMLNKVLVEEGYAQVYTVPPNVKYQDILLAAQRKAVQQKKGMWR is encoded by the coding sequence ATGAGTAAGAGAATCATTTACTTACTTGTTGGGTTGACAGCTCTTTTACTGGCCTGTGGCAAAAATCCGCCACCACAGACAGAAAGGAAGGGAGAACCGTGTGTGGTGGAAAGGGTGTTGGATGGTGACACCTTTGTGTGTAAATTACAGAACGGACAAGAAGAGAAGGTAAGACTCATAGGTGTAGACACTCCCGAAAGTTCTGCTAACCAGAAAGCACACAGAGATGCGGAAAGGTCAGGTAGATCTTTGGAGGAGATTATATCTATGGGTAAAGAGGCGAAGGCCTTTACCCAGAGCATCCTCAAGAAAGGTACAACCGTTTATCTGGAAACAGATGTACAGAAAAGGGATAAGTACGGTAGGCTTTTAGCCTACGTTTGGTTAGAGGACGGTAGGATGCTTAACAAGGTGTTGGTAGAAGAAGGATATGCTCAGGTATACACCGTGCCTCCTAACGTAAAGTATCAGGATATCCTCCTCGCTGCCCAAAGAAAGGCTGTCCAGCAGAAGAAGGGCATGTGGAGGTAA
- a CDS encoding penicillin-binding protein 1A → MSFFKYLLYPLAAFVVLLSIWVAFLATDLPSVETLKNWKPPEATTIYDYKGRPIGDVAIQRRYYVPLSYIPKYVQEAFIAAEDRNFYRHFGVDPIAIARALVANLLHREVRQGASTITQQLARNLFLTPERTLTRKIKEALLAIKIERTFSKDKILEMYLNYIYLGQGAYGVEAASRIYFGKSVKDLTLDEAALLAGLPKAPSKYNPFRNPQLVKERRDYVLKRMLEDGYITQEEYARYVEKPVKVKLENRYYGMDYFIDYVKSYLVEKYGEAILAGGYKVYTTLDRDLQNHARTVLERGVLRVAKANGIPFLPSDPYEVEKKYQDQKVELKPGKVLIGRIDDIDGDEYVVRVKDTVFRAKRGSLTFERGDFVLVKLHKRKGELGAEVLPDLEGALVALDAKTGAIRAMVGGYSYLRSSYNRAVYAERQPGSAIKPIIYLAALMKGYTQVSTIDASPRSFYDPSTGKKWTPSNYEGAEYGTVTLRTALAKSINTATVNLLADIGFDLPIEIGHRLGIELKPYYSMALGSIEVTPLQLTSAFQAFASLGMWCRPYFIEKIVGPNGELLEKNQPSCQQVLPAPETRVLVDMLRAVVTEGTAVAASSLGRIVAGKTGTTNDYMDAWFVGFSPYIVAGVWVGFDVKRSMGKGMAGARVALPIWIDFMSVAAYKYPNEDFPLPPGTKVVNCPTPMVFVEGTEGACQNQPQENDELEGIVDPNLWKKEAPPQAPQP, encoded by the coding sequence ATGTCCTTTTTTAAGTACCTCCTCTACCCTTTGGCGGCTTTTGTGGTACTGCTATCCATCTGGGTTGCTTTTTTAGCCACAGATCTTCCCAGTGTGGAGACCCTAAAAAACTGGAAACCTCCGGAAGCAACCACTATATACGACTACAAGGGTAGACCAATAGGAGATGTGGCTATACAGAGGCGCTACTATGTTCCCCTCAGTTACATACCCAAGTATGTTCAGGAAGCTTTCATAGCAGCCGAAGACAGAAACTTTTACCGCCACTTTGGTGTAGATCCCATAGCCATAGCGCGTGCTTTGGTAGCTAATTTACTTCACAGGGAGGTAAGACAGGGAGCTTCCACTATAACCCAGCAGTTGGCCAGAAATCTTTTCCTTACTCCCGAACGTACCCTTACCCGTAAAATCAAAGAGGCTTTACTAGCCATCAAGATAGAGAGGACTTTTTCAAAAGACAAAATACTGGAGATGTACCTTAACTATATCTATCTTGGACAAGGTGCTTACGGTGTGGAGGCTGCATCCCGTATCTACTTTGGTAAATCGGTGAAGGATCTCACTTTGGACGAGGCTGCCCTGCTGGCAGGACTTCCAAAAGCTCCCAGCAAATACAATCCCTTCAGAAACCCACAACTGGTAAAGGAGAGACGAGATTACGTGCTCAAGCGTATGTTGGAAGACGGATACATAACTCAAGAGGAGTACGCACGTTATGTAGAAAAGCCGGTGAAGGTTAAGCTGGAGAACAGATATTACGGTATGGATTACTTTATAGATTACGTCAAGAGTTATCTTGTGGAGAAATACGGCGAGGCTATACTGGCAGGAGGTTACAAAGTATACACCACACTGGACAGAGATCTACAAAACCACGCTAGAACTGTTCTGGAGAGGGGTGTCTTAAGGGTAGCCAAGGCTAACGGTATACCCTTCCTACCTTCGGACCCTTATGAAGTGGAGAAAAAATATCAAGACCAGAAGGTGGAGTTAAAACCCGGCAAGGTGCTCATAGGTAGGATAGATGACATAGACGGTGACGAGTACGTGGTGAGAGTTAAGGACACAGTCTTTAGAGCCAAGAGGGGGAGTCTTACCTTTGAGAGGGGAGATTTTGTATTGGTAAAACTTCACAAAAGAAAGGGAGAGTTAGGAGCTGAGGTACTACCGGATCTGGAGGGTGCCTTGGTGGCTCTAGATGCAAAAACAGGAGCCATAAGAGCCATGGTGGGTGGATACTCTTATCTGAGGAGTTCCTACAACAGAGCGGTTTATGCTGAGAGACAACCAGGATCCGCTATAAAACCCATCATTTACCTTGCTGCCCTCATGAAGGGTTACACTCAGGTGTCCACTATAGATGCATCACCCAGAAGCTTCTATGATCCTTCCACAGGTAAAAAGTGGACACCCAGCAACTACGAGGGTGCTGAGTACGGTACCGTAACTCTCAGAACGGCCCTTGCTAAAAGTATAAACACCGCAACCGTAAATCTTCTGGCTGACATAGGGTTTGACCTACCTATAGAGATAGGCCATAGATTGGGAATAGAACTGAAACCTTATTACTCTATGGCCCTCGGCAGTATAGAGGTTACACCCCTTCAGCTCACCTCCGCCTTTCAGGCCTTCGCCTCCTTAGGGATGTGGTGTAGACCTTACTTCATAGAGAAGATAGTGGGTCCCAACGGAGAACTGCTGGAAAAAAATCAGCCATCATGCCAACAGGTACTCCCTGCACCTGAGACGAGGGTTCTGGTGGACATGCTGAGGGCCGTCGTGACGGAAGGCACAGCTGTAGCAGCGAGCTCTTTAGGTAGGATAGTAGCTGGCAAAACGGGAACTACCAATGACTATATGGATGCTTGGTTCGTAGGGTTTTCGCCTTATATAGTGGCCGGTGTGTGGGTCGGTTTTGATGTAAAGAGGAGTATGGGGAAAGGGATGGCCGGTGCACGGGTGGCTCTTCCCATATGGATAGACTTCATGTCGGTAGCTGCCTACAAGTATCCCAACGAAGATTTCCCCCTACCGCCGGGTACAAAGGTGGTTAACTGTCCTACACCGATGGTGTTTGTGGAGGGTACAGAAGGGGCTTGTCAGAATCAACCTCAGGAAAACGATGAGCTGGAAGGTATAGTGGATCCTAACTTGTGGAAGAAGGAAGCTCCTCCTCAGGCGCCACAGCCCTAA
- the dnaN gene encoding DNA polymerase III subunit beta, producing the protein MRLYVDREELAEVLKKAQAATEKKSALPVLNNFKIKAEDGHLAVYATDLENFLFLHLPARVEEEGTLAVNAKKFTEVIRSLTSAEVYLHLREDKLVVSGGRSTFKLAVADPEEFPEFPEISGSAAQINASTLLKAIDKTEYAISKEDSRYALQGLYLHRVEDKIHFVGSDGHRLALFWTYSDADVSVILPRKSLKVLEGFLKETVGGVSIFKDENFAHVKGENWTLSVRLLEGEYPDYLSVIPQDFQTQVVVDRDSLIASIKRLSAIAESSAFPVKISFMENLAVLEITEPEFGEGRDEVEVELEGEPVEIGFNGKYLLEALDSFDVRRVILKAVDPDSPVLMESEDPEKDPYLCLVMPMRL; encoded by the coding sequence ATGAGATTATACGTGGACAGGGAGGAGCTGGCGGAAGTTCTGAAAAAAGCCCAGGCAGCTACCGAAAAGAAGTCTGCGCTTCCGGTGCTCAACAACTTCAAGATAAAGGCCGAGGATGGCCATCTGGCTGTTTATGCCACAGACCTGGAGAACTTCCTCTTCCTACACTTGCCCGCAAGGGTGGAGGAAGAAGGCACTCTGGCCGTTAACGCCAAGAAGTTCACTGAAGTGATAAGAAGCCTTACTTCAGCAGAGGTTTACCTACATCTTCGGGAAGACAAACTGGTGGTGAGTGGTGGAAGATCCACCTTTAAACTGGCGGTGGCTGATCCTGAGGAGTTTCCTGAGTTTCCTGAGATTTCAGGTTCTGCTGCTCAGATAAACGCCAGCACCTTATTGAAAGCGATAGATAAGACAGAGTATGCCATATCCAAGGAAGACAGTAGGTACGCACTTCAAGGCCTTTACCTACACCGGGTAGAGGATAAGATACACTTCGTGGGATCCGACGGCCACAGATTGGCTCTTTTCTGGACTTATTCCGACGCGGACGTGTCTGTCATACTACCCCGCAAGAGCCTTAAGGTACTGGAAGGCTTTCTGAAGGAGACGGTGGGAGGTGTTTCCATCTTCAAAGATGAGAACTTTGCTCATGTGAAGGGAGAGAACTGGACCCTTTCGGTGAGGTTGCTGGAAGGCGAGTATCCTGACTATCTGTCCGTCATACCCCAAGACTTTCAGACGCAGGTGGTGGTAGACAGAGATTCTTTGATAGCTAGTATAAAGAGGCTTTCTGCTATAGCGGAAAGCTCTGCCTTTCCCGTAAAGATAAGCTTTATGGAGAACTTGGCGGTTTTGGAGATAACGGAGCCCGAGTTTGGCGAAGGGAGAGATGAGGTGGAGGTGGAGCTGGAAGGCGAACCTGTGGAGATAGGTTTTAACGGCAAATATCTCCTGGAAGCTTTGGACAGTTTTGACGTGAGAAGGGTTATTCTGAAGGCTGTGGATCCTGACAGCCCTGTACTGATGGAGAGTGAGGATCCTGAAAAGGATCCCTATCTCTGTCTTGTGATGCCTATGAGGCTCTGA
- a CDS encoding NADH-quinone oxidoreductase subunit N has product MKWDVFLPDLILILGILVIFVLELFLGKRHFKFLTLLGATVPVLSFFSLFWVPVNVPIFMESYSVSSVSLVGKAVIYLLTSLALFASYDYFLRKTSPYGELVYLMLSATLGLSLLLSSSTLPVLFLSLELASISMYIMVALLKGDYLSKEASFKYLVIGSIGTASFGMGSVFYYGATGSMRITVPVSENSLVLLAVLLLLSALALKVSAVPFHFWTPDAYEGAPAPVTGYLSTVPKVALYFLLVQLATHLSHVKVWMVMVSVIALLSMFYANLVAYVQKSVKRLLAYSSVAHAGYFLMGVVLSDKILASALLFYASVYAFATLGAFVVLSVLEKKEGFSHHVADFNGLWREKPVLASLLALFLFALIGIPPMALFVGKLALFMGLWGKGFSLLALAFAVASVISAGYYLRVIVHMFMEEGGRKSLPHVSAGEAFTLLVCGLSVLYLGLFPQTLFSFIQRALW; this is encoded by the coding sequence ATGAAATGGGACGTTTTTCTACCAGACCTGATTTTGATACTGGGTATACTGGTGATCTTTGTTCTGGAACTTTTCTTAGGGAAAAGGCACTTTAAGTTTCTAACCCTGTTGGGTGCTACAGTACCCGTTTTGTCCTTTTTCTCCCTATTCTGGGTGCCTGTGAACGTTCCTATCTTTATGGAATCCTATAGTGTCAGTTCGGTAAGTTTGGTAGGTAAGGCTGTAATTTACCTACTAACATCTTTGGCTCTGTTTGCTTCTTACGACTATTTCCTCAGGAAAACATCTCCATACGGTGAGCTGGTGTATCTGATGCTTTCCGCCACCTTGGGGCTGTCTCTTCTCCTTTCCTCTTCTACCTTGCCTGTTTTGTTCCTGTCTCTTGAGCTGGCCTCTATAAGCATGTACATAATGGTGGCGCTCCTGAAGGGAGATTATCTGTCCAAGGAGGCCTCTTTTAAGTATCTCGTCATAGGATCCATAGGAACGGCCAGCTTCGGTATGGGTAGCGTCTTCTATTATGGTGCCACCGGCAGTATGCGTATCACCGTGCCCGTCTCTGAAAACTCCTTGGTTCTCTTGGCTGTCTTACTTCTACTCTCCGCCTTGGCTCTCAAGGTATCCGCTGTCCCTTTCCATTTTTGGACTCCCGACGCTTACGAAGGTGCGCCTGCTCCCGTTACAGGCTACCTTTCTACTGTTCCTAAAGTGGCCCTTTATTTCCTTCTGGTACAGCTGGCAACGCATCTTTCCCATGTGAAGGTATGGATGGTGATGGTTTCGGTGATAGCCCTTCTGTCTATGTTTTACGCCAACCTGGTGGCCTATGTTCAAAAATCGGTGAAGAGGCTTTTGGCCTATTCATCGGTGGCTCACGCAGGCTACTTTTTGATGGGGGTGGTTCTATCCGACAAGATCCTCGCCTCTGCGCTTCTCTTTTATGCATCCGTATATGCCTTTGCCACATTGGGTGCCTTTGTGGTGCTGAGTGTTTTGGAGAAGAAGGAAGGTTTTTCTCACCATGTAGCGGACTTCAACGGTCTTTGGCGGGAAAAGCCTGTGCTGGCTTCCCTGTTAGCCCTCTTCCTGTTTGCTCTTATAGGAATACCTCCTATGGCTCTCTTTGTGGGTAAGCTGGCCCTCTTTATGGGTCTGTGGGGTAAAGGTTTTTCACTGTTGGCTTTAGCCTTTGCCGTGGCCAGCGTAATATCTGCCGGTTATTACCTGAGGGTGATAGTGCATATGTTTATGGAAGAGGGGGGTAGGAAGAGTCTGCCTCACGTATCGGCAGGAGAAGCTTTCACCTTACTGGTGTGCGGTCTTTCGGTACTGTACTTGGGTCTTTTCCCTCAAACTTTATTTAGTTTCATACAGAGAGCCTTATGGTGA